The segment tttatttaaaaaataaaactataagggagttccctgatggcctagtggctaggattctgGACTTTCACTACCatggcctggggttcaatccctggtcaggaactaagatcccgcaatcACACAGTGCAatcaataaagagagaaaaaagagggtTCCCCAAAATAGCAAGAAAAAGTGAGTATTGTTGAGAGACTGCAGGAATGAGTGAACCAGTGAAGGGGGAGTGGGCGAGTGTACGGATAGAGCAAGTGACATGGGGACGCTGGGATGCAAGAGGCTCCCCTCAAAGCACAAGCACTTTTATCCCCAGTCTCTCTGCCTTCACAGCCCCACCACAAAGGTGAGGGGTGCAGGGTGACTCTGTTCAAGGTGATACACCCTGGCAGCTGGGCTGGCCAAAGTGCATTTCCTTCCACTCCCTTAGGTCAAGCCAGGTGAATCCCTGCTGCTTCCTTTTCTCTGCCCAGGGCGGGGCCTCCTGCATTCTTGGCGGAAGGGCACCAGGCATGCTGAGGAGACAGCGTTACGCTGGCAACAAGGTGACCCAGATCTAGCCCCAGGCCTGTGCTCAGCTGCCCCGTGACTTATCACAGAGCATTTATCTGCTTTGGGTCTCCATTTCCCCATTTGCACCTTAGACAGTTTGGTCCAATCAGTGACTTTCAGCTTTGGGCACACATTAAAATCAGCTGGGaggcttttaaaatttcaggGCCCAGACTGCAccctggaaaaaataagcagGAGTCACTGGAGGGTATAATCCCAACACCCACATCACGCTTTGCAGGTGATTTCAATGCACAGTTTGGTTTGAGAAACCTCTGGGTGCTGATCTCCACGGTTGCCTCTAGCCTCATGATAATAAGCCCCACCTGATGCCCCACTTCTGACACTGGAGTGTTCAATGAAATGGGAGAGTCACCCCAACATGTGAGTTCCTACCTTCAGCCCTTTGAGACTGCAGCCCTACCCAGGACTttgcccagccccacccacccttcTAAACCTCCTGCTCCAGCCCCTGCCTTCACCATTTTGATGTTTGGAATCGAGGACTCAGGATCCTTGCCAAAGGGGAGTCTCCCCAGGTATGTGCCCAGGTGCTCTTGCTTTCTTGTCATGCAGATGCTGAAGAAGGTGCTGGGATAAAGGGAAGAGAGAActggggagaagagggagtcTGTTCGAGATACTGTTTGACTTTTCTTATCCCTTGAGGTAGTAGCTACTAAtttttcccaaggaggcctgtgCCTCCAACGGCCTCCCCTCTCAGGGGCCCTTGGGTGGGCATTATTAGCCTGCACTGCttccccatggacacaggctgAGAGGAAAGAGCATTGAATTTTAGTCCCTTCCTTCAGTTGCAGCAAGCTGTGCAAGTCATACAAAACACCTGAGCCTTAGCTTGCCTATCTGTGAAACAGGCCGACCCTGCCCTCTCTCACTGGCCAATGACAAGAACACATTGTTTCAAAGCAAACAGATGCACTGAGGCTTTAAAACATGCCTTTTATTTGATTGGAAGCTCAGTATAAATGCTGGAGGGGCTGCTGATCTGACAGACTACAGAACTTACTCATGGCTGAACCCCAACTGGATATGAAGCCCTCAGGTGAGTCTTTAACTCCTGTTTCCAATATGGTTGTCAAGGAGGGTAGGGGAGAGCCCGAGGAAGCGTGGGGTGTCCTTCTCCACTCTGCCAGTGGTGTAGTCAAGAGCAGAGAAAGTAGACCACGGGTCCTGTCAGAGGGAGGCAAGTATCAATAGCTATAATTAATAATAGCAGCCAGCAAATACTGGTGCTCAGTACATGTAGGAGTGGTTCTATTTTCTGTGCATTTTCTCATTCCTTCTTATAACTTGTGAGGTAGAGATTATTAATCCCATTTTCCAGATcagaaaacaggctcagaaaagTGACTTGTCTAAGGTGTCACTGCTACTAAATAGCACAGGAAAAATTCAGATCCAAATCTGCCAGACTTCAAAGAGCATGCTTTCTGACCTCTAAGAGACCCAGTCCATCCACAGGTCCATCACGAAAATGAAATGCTTTTGCACGTGGGGGTGTCTCATGCTGTGTGGCCTGAGTAGTGAAGGGGTGAGAAGGGCATTGTTACAGTTCAGGGTCAGTCTCCCTGACCAGCACGGAGCTCCCTTCTCGGCTGGAGTGGAAGGGCACAGGGACATTATTTCCGTCTGGGGAGAGCGCTGCACTGGGCAAGACTATCTTATTTGTACGGTTTAAGCCCTCAACAGAACTGACTTCATGGGCCTGAGATCAGAGCAGTTGTGCAGGGTCCTACATTAGACAGACCTCACGCTTGGGATTAAGTGCTCTGTGGTTGCTGGCttgaaattttttataatttttgagtttgttttgtaaGCAAAATCAGATGGGACAATGGAGCACCTGCTGAGACTGGGAGCTGTGGCTCGAATGTGTGATTCCCCTCTCAGCCCACCACGCTCCAGCCTCCACCAAAGTCCCTCACTCTGCTGTCACCTTTGCACCTGGCAGTGACTCAAGCAAAAGGTGGTCAAGGCAAGGCATGCTCTGAGGTCCACAGGGCAGGGAAGAGGCAAGTCACCCCTATCCAGGTAACAGCATTCAGGTGGGGGGGGGACTGCAATTCCTTGGGTAGCCACTTTGCCCTGGGCCACattttccccagtggctcggacagtaaagaatctgccagcattgcagaagacccaggttcaatccctgggtcagggagataccctgaagaaggaaacggctacccactccagtattcttgcctggagaattatggACAGATGACAGGTGCCAGGCCTTTGGGATCGCaaagggctacagtctatgggatcacagagttggacatgactgaaggattaacaatttcttttcactttcctcttaacTAGGTCACATCCAGGTCCTGCCATTTCCTGGAGCAAACTCCAAGTTACTTTATCCTTCAGCCCCAATTTTCTTGtctgaaaatggaaataatacctTCACCCCATGGGATTATTGTAAGGCCAATGAGGTTTCTGTTGTGattcttttttccaaaatgcAAGTCTGATTATGACAGTCTTCTCCTGAACACCGTCTAGTGGCTTGACACTGTTCTAGAATAAAGACCTTTCACTCACACCAGCACTGTCcaattaaaatattacataaagcactagtggtaaagaacccacctaccaaagcAGGTTAGActtaggagacacgggttcagtccctgtgttgggaagatcccctggaggagggcacagtaacccattccagtattcttgcctggagaattccaaggacagaggagcctggcaggctacagtccatagggttcagAGTCGCACAAgataagcgacttagcacacaagccaCATAAGTAGACTTTTTTTGTAGCCACATTTAAAAGGCAGGTGAAATTaattctaatatatttatttcaccCAATAAACCAAAACTATGATTTCAAcataaaatcaatattaaaaattggGCCTTTTGCTGTTCCCAGGCCCTGAAAAGCTcttctccctccaccctctgAATCTAGTTAAGCTGACTCAACCTTCAGATGTCAGGTCACTTAGCCTTCAGAGAGGTCTTTCTCAACCCCCTTCCAGGTTTTCACACTACTGTGTATCTTGATCTCACCAGGCCTACAACTGTAAAATCACATTTACCTGAGGTCACCTGATTAATCTCTCTCTCCTGTTGTACACACTAGCACAAAGGTCACTTTGGGTTTTTAATTGTTGTTTGAATCATTTCCCCAAGGATTAGCACCACACACAGCAGCCTTGGAAAGATATTCTATGTAAAAGGCCTGGCACCTTGATGCTCTAATGTTCCCTCCTTTCACTTCCCTCTGGTTGAGAAACTTCTCCTTATTAAAGCGACTCTCTTAACTGTATAACTCTGCTAAAGATCTGGAGACACAAAACTCTCAATGCCAAATACATTTAAGTAGAAACAAGTTAAGCACACagattataaatatttcttcttcagattacgtatcatttaaaaatactatctCAGTTCCTTTTCATGATTTAAGCAGCAATTAAGGAAAATTCCTGTTCAAGTCTGAGTATAATTACTGCCCTTTTCGAGTTTTTTCCTGAGGAGCTGCAGAGCAGAAAGTGGTGATGGGGCTCTATTGTCCCTTGTCTAACTGGCAGAGTTGGCATACAGCTAAATGCTGAGCTGCCGTTGTTTCTCACCTCTCCTTCTCCAATTCTTTCTCAGGTGAATATAAACAAGGAGGCTCAAATCAACAGTCGCCAACTGATCCAGGTGATAATACCAAACCTGATGACACCTGCCCAGGTGAGGATTCAACCCCTAGGTCATGTTGCAAAGCCAACTTCATCATTTGGCTTCACCAACTTCCTCCACCTTTAGTCAAGACTGCTCCTTCTTATGACAATTAAGTTTTAAGACTTAAGACTCACCCAATGCCACTGTctccaagtgaagtgaaagttgctcagtcatgtcggactctttgcgaccccatggactatctagcccatgtaattctccaggccagaatacgggagtgggtagccattcccctatCCAgagggtcttctcaacccagggttgaacccaggtctcccactttgcaggcagattatttaccagctgagccatcagggaaacccaaagatGTCTTCAAAGATGGTAGAATTATCCTGTTTATCTGCCCCTCAAGTCCCAGGGGATCCAACAGGAATCAACAGGATGATCTGCACCCTTAAGAATATAGCACCCCAGGGCTACacattttcttcaaatgtttCAACCAACCAACAAAGCACACCCAAGTCACACCCAACACAGATGTACTGCCAAAGGTACTGCATGTCACATACTGTTTTTTAGATCCTGGCTTCACACTGCCTTTTGGTGAGTATAATGGGGCATATACCTGAGCTTGCCCAGCATTCCTATAAAAACCTCAGGTAATTAAGTTTATATatgccttttattatttattattcagcTCTTTGCTATAATTgatgtttaaaatgttaattttcttttacataaaaatttGTGGGTGATCCAGAGCTGGTACTTAAAGTCAGAATTCAGAGCCACAAAGAAAATGACTTCATTGAAGTTGAACTGGATAGACAAGAGTTGAGTTACCAAAATCTACTACAAGCAAGCTGCTATGAACTGGGGATTAACCCAGAGCAAGTGGAGAAGATCAGAAAGCTACCAAACACATTGCTCAGAAAGGTAGGGTGTTTACAAATTTCTAAATAGAGACTGGGCCCTAGGTGGGTAAAATTATGTTCAGTGAAGCCGATCACTAGCTTTTGTATTATTAATATGAAAACAAATCCAAGACACTGGACATTTTAGCTGCAGGATAGCCAAACATGGTAGCTAGGTTATTTTCAATCTGGTGCTTTTACAGATTTGCGTACCTTTAATTTCCTCACTCTTTTTACTTCTCTGAATTACAACCACCAAAATCTAAAACCCTAGCTCAGTATGTATGGCCAGCCTCACATCTCAACAGACTGATCCCGGGGACAGAAAATACAAAGCCACTCTTACCTGC is part of the Budorcas taxicolor isolate Tak-1 chromosome 19, Takin1.1, whole genome shotgun sequence genome and harbors:
- the ANKRD40CL gene encoding putative ANKRD40 C-terminal-like protein, producing MAEPQLDMKPSGEYKQGGSNQQSPTDPGDNTKPDDTCPELVLKVRIQSHKENDFIEVELDRQELSYQNLLQASCYELGINPEQVEKIRKLPNTLLRKDKDILRLQDFQEVELILMKNGSSALTEYTPSLLEKPCYNSNAAKMTY